One window of the Rosa rugosa chromosome 3, drRosRugo1.1, whole genome shotgun sequence genome contains the following:
- the LOC133738754 gene encoding protein ANTI-SILENCING 1 translates to MILGRRELPSLLSDQKQQLLSVSQVVERPARRMVKVEETEGPEFKWGMKKAIGGKNKATQFYKSFTFDGEQYDLYDCVYLYKEGEPEPEIGKIIKMWETPQRIRRVKILWFFRPCEIINFLGDEEILENELFLASGVGTGLYNLNPVEAIAGKCNVLCISKDKEDPQPSDEELQKADFVFYRTFDVSLQKIMDKIEGKIADVDVKFLFNRMNIQKPAGDLNVDLGKNKVCGNDTTSNETMVPSKQNSFKEHINLETTGNSFDKHKLCVEKRISAVGLESSEMDKTDERQQDMSSPKTVLSSKGKSREEEVNLDNVLPRKLEVEETISTKEVGDLDNRPTKKVKLDTSKASSDDRNSHEQRHVEAEENSNNRKSNAILEHTQLEKANMNASRSSEHKHKINANGSYMKDLSPIASPVDERCKRKGVEDTIGTNKSHTKKMKPDGNATIPSNDKLPKSLHGDGKSKAQKALSPSSSTIDDKCKHKDGGESLVVDKDSKKKMKVGDKATSLSTSKPPRPTPRPPKNKAQKFDGQVLEVTRHSDASNVDGNDNKTSSPIAFGFDDSLGKHKAPFEKMKSDVKAPRLSNRELREQSSTQSQNKSQKLDGQVVEVTQRPGADRRKWFKKFPWQERMQAAHEQGTLILLQNLDPAYTSAEVEDIVWNGLGESCTAKMIQQTANSSPYSGQALVIFKTRETAQKVARKLEEGCLLLSNGRPLVGSTATTPCSTEKKPHFFGHLVIDKLRHPMLNEREMKEAVSTSHFSQPNTIEYDMSMEWCAQQEKSDLLWKNLYKQQWKEVRELKAKLKAK, encoded by the exons ATGATTTTGGGGAGGCGAGAGTTGCCGTCACTGCTTTCCGATCAAAAACAGCAACT GTTGAGTGTTAGTCAGGTTGTGGAGAGGCCTGCTCGTAGAATGGTAAAGGTGGAAGAGACTGAAGGTCCTGAATTTAAATGGGGAATGAAGAAAGCAATTGGTGGAAAAAACAAAGCCACACAGTTCTATAAATCTTTTACTTTCGACGGGGAGCAGTATGACCTTTATGACTGTGTTTATCTTTACAAGGAAGGCGAGCCAGAGCCTGAGATTGGTAAGATAATAAAAATGTGGGAAACTCCACAAAGGATAAGGAGAGTGAAAATCCTATGGTTTTTCCGTCCTTGTGAGATTATCAATTTTCTCGGTGATGAAGAGATACTCGAGAACGAGTTGTTTTTGGCATCTGGTGTTGGTACAGGCCTTTATAATCTGAATCCAGTG GAAGCCATTGCTGGAAAATGCAATGTTCTGTGCATTTCAAAGGACAAGGAAGATCCTCAACCTTCAGATGAGGAGCTTCAAAAGGCCGATTTTGTATTTTACAGAACCTTTGATGTTTCGCTgcagaaaatcatggataagaTAGAGGGGAAAATTGCTGATGTTGATG TTAAATTCCTTTTTAACAGAATGAATATTCAGAAGCCTGCTGGCGATCTGAATGTTGATTTAGGAAAAAACAAAGTTTGTGGTAATGACACAACAAGTAATGAAACAATGGTTCCATCAAAGCAAAACTCGTTTAAAGAACACATAAATTTAGAGACAACGGGAAATTCTTTTGATAAGCATAAACTTTGTGTGGAAAAGCGGATATCTGCCGTAGGTTTAGAATCAAGTGAGATGGATAAAACTGATGAAAGACAACAAGATATGTCAAGTCCTAAGACTGTCTTAAGTTCTAAAGGTAAAAGTAGGGAGGAAGAGGTTAATCTTGACAACGTTCTTCCAAGAAAGCTTGAGGTGGAAGAAACAATCTCTACTAAGGAGGTTGGTGATTTGGACAATAGACCAACTAAGAAGGTGAAGCTTGATACTAGTAAAGCATCTAGTGACGATAGAAATAGTCACGAGCAAAGACATGTTGAGGCGGAAGAAAATAGCAATAATAGAAAGAGTAATGCTATATTGGAGCACACACAACTTGAGAAGGCAAACATGAATGCAAGCCGAAGTAGCGAGCATAAACACAAGATCAATGCTAATGGGAGTTATATGAAGGATTTATCACCAATTGCTTCTCCAGTCGATGAAAGATGTAAACGCAAAGGTGTAGAGGATACTATTGGGACAAATAAAAGCCATACCAAGAAGATGAAGCCCGATGGTAACGCAACGATTCCTTCCAATGACAAGTTGCCCAAATCATTGCATGGAGACGGTAAAAGTAAGGCCCAAAAGGCTTTATCACCAAGTAGCTCCACCATCGATGATAAGTGTAAACATAAAGATGGAGGGGAGTCTTTAGTGGTGGACAAAGACtccaagaagaagatgaaggttGGCGATAAGGCGACAAGTCTTTCCACTAGCAAGCCACCTAGACCAACCCCAAGGCCGCCTAAAAATAAGGCCCAAAAGTTTGATGGTCAAGTGTTGGAAGTCACCCGACATTCGGATGCG AGTAATGTTGATGGGAATGATAATAAGACTTCATCACCAATTGCTTTTGGATTTGATGATTCGCTTGGGAAACACAAAGCCCCTTTCGAGAAGATGAAGTCCGATGTTAAGGCCCCAAGACTTTCCAATAGGGAGTTGCGTGAACAATCTTCCACACAGTCGCAAAATAAGTCCCAAAAGTTAGATGGTCAAGTTGTGGAAGTTACTCAACGTCCGGGTGCG GATAGAAGAAAGTGGTTCAAGAAGTTT CCCTGGCAAGAGAGAATGCAAGCTGCACATGAGCAAGGAACCCTCATTTTGCTTCAGAATTTGGATCCAGCTTACACGTCAGCAGAAGTGGAG GATATAGTATGGAATGGATTGGGGGAAAGTTGCACAGCTAAGATGATTCAGCAGACTGCAAATTCCAGCCCTTACTCTG GACAAGCTCTTGTTATTTTTAAAACTCGGGAAACAGCGCAGAAGGTTGCTAGAAAATTAGAGGAGGGCTGCCTGTTATTGTCAAATGGAAG ACCTCTAGTTGGCAGCACTGCAACAACTCCTTGTTCCACAGAAAAGAAGCCACATTTTTTTGGTCATCTAGTCATTGATAAACTTCGGCACCCAATGCTAAACGAAAGGGAAATG AAAGAAGCTGTTTCTACTTCACATTTTTCCCAGCCTAACACTATTGAATATGATATGTCCATGGAATGGTGTGCACAACAAGAGAAATCAGATCTTTTGTGGAAGAACCTGTATAAG CAACAATGGAAGGAGGTGAGAGAACTCAAAGCTAAACTTAAGGCCAAATGA
- the LOC133740470 gene encoding protein ALTERED PHOSPHATE STARVATION RESPONSE 1: protein MGCAQSRIDNEESVSRCKERRNLMREAVVARNAFAAGHSGYVMALKNTGAALSDYGHGESQRTQEELLLHHDQRPLDPTATEPPPPPPPPLEHLPPPPPPLPTFTPSPPIKRATSLPTEVRKTRMQGARLPIAEEDEGEEEEDHEEEKGFRRRSRKEMGAAAATGSSSPQTPEMKAVPPPLPESKGAAWDYFFMVDNMPGHSLSENEGEEFGEDENVNDLGDGDGDEPKTPEKAEEIQVKPEEIPVSPVTPATIEHSKTAPPDFQRMVMPGFTLMEILNQIDDHFLKASESAQEVSKMLEATRLHYHSNFADNRGHIDHSARVMRVITWNKSFRGLSNGDGAKEEDSDDYETHATVLDKLLAWEKKLYDEVKQGELMKVEYQRKVALLNKQKKRNASAETLEKTKAAVSHLHTRYIVDMQSMDSTVSEVNQIRDEQLYPKLVSLADAMGKMWENMCAHHDSQLKIVMDLKALDIAHTPMETTRHHHERTEQLFNVVQHWHSEFEKLVIHQKQYIQALNSWLKLNLIPIESSLKEKISSPPRVQRPPIQPLLHAWHDFLEKLPDELAKSATSSFAAVIKTILLHQEEEMKLKEQYENTRKDHMRKNQAFQDWYQKYMQRKGPGEADQEKSEDANHKDPIAERQFAVESLKKKMEEEAEAHQRHCIQVREKSLGSLKTRLPELFRAMSDYAHTCADAYGKLRSITMPQASNGNSHV from the exons ATGGGGTGCGCGCAATCGAGAATCGACAATGAGGAATCGGTGTCGAGATGCAAGGAGCGGAGGAACCTGATGAGAGAAGCGGTGGTGGCCAGAAACGCCTTCGCGGCCGGCCATTCCGGCTACGTCATGGCCTTGAAGAACACCGGCGCCGCCTTAAGCGATTACGGCCACGGAGAATCACAGCGGACACAAGAAGAGCTACTCCTCCATCACGACCAGCGGCCACTCGACCCCACCGCAACCGAGccaccgcctcctcctcctccgccgctcGAACACCtccctccgccgccgccgcctctGCCGACTTTCACTCCCAGCCCGCCGATCAAGCGCGCCACCAGCCTGCCGACGGAGGTCAGGAAAACGAGGATGCAGGGGGCTAGGTTGCCCATTGCTGAGGAGGACGAGGGCGAGGAAGAGGAGGACCATGAGGAAGAAAAAGGGTTTCGCCGGAGATCGAGAAAGGAAATGGGCGCGGCGGCGGCGACGGGTTCCTCATCGCCGCAGACGCCGGAGATGAAGGCGGTGCCGCCGCCGTTGCCGGAGTCCAAGGGTGCGGCTTGGGACTATTTCTTCATGGTGGATAACATGCCGGGGCACAGCTTGAGTGAGAATGAAGGTGAAGAGTTTGGTGAAGATGAGAATGTGAATGATTTGGGTGATGGGGATGGGGATGAGCCCAAGACCCCGGAGAAAGCGGAGGAGATTCAGGTGAAGCCGGAGGAGATTCCGGTGTCTCCAGTGACTCCGGCGACAATTGAGCATTCGAAGACAGCCCCACCGGATTTTCAGAGGATGGTGATGCCCGGTTTTACTTTGATGGAAATATTGAATCAGATTGATGATCATTTCTTAAAGGCCTCGGAGAGTGCTCAGGAGGTTTCCAAGATGCTTGAGGCCACTCGATTGCATTATCACTCGAATTTTGCTGATAATCGAG GACACATTGATCATTCTGCACGAGTCATGCGTGTTATTACTTGGAATAAATCCTTCAGAGGCTTATCAAATGGTGATGGAGCAAAGGAGGAAGATTCAGATGATTATGAAACTCATGCCACTGTTTTGGATAAGTTGTTAGCATGGGAGAAGAAACTTTATGATGAAGTGAAG CAAGGGGAGCTTATGAAGGTTGAGTATCAGAGAAAGGTTGCTCTACTAAACAAGCAGAAAAAACGCAATGCTAGTGCTGAAACCTTGGAAAAAACGAAAGCAGCAGTAAGTCACTTGCATACAAGATATATTGTTGACATGCAGTCCATGGACTCTACAGTTTCAGAAGTGAATCAGATACGGGATGAGCAGCTGTACCCTAAACTTGTTTCTCTAGCTGACGC GATGGGAAAAATGTGGGAAAATATGTGTGCGCATCATGACAGCCAGCTGAAGATTGTTATGGACCTGAAAGCCCTTGACATTGCCCATACTCCGATGGAAACGACCAGGCACCACCATGAACGCACTGAACAGCTATTTAATGTTGTCCAACATTGGCATTCCGAATTTGAAAAGCTTGTGATTCATCAGAAACAATACATCCAAGCATTGAATAGCTGGTTGAAGTTGAATCTGATTCCTATTGAAAGCAGCTTAAAAGAGAAAATCTCTTCCCCTCCAAGAGTTCAGCGTCCCCCAATTCAACCGCTTCTCCATGCATGGCATGATTTTCTTGAAAAGCTTCCTGATGAACTTGCAAAATCTGCAACATCATCCTTTGCGGCTGTGATAAAGACTATATTACTTCATCAGGAGGAAGAGATGAAGCTAAAGGAGCAATATGAGAATACAAGGAAGGACCACATGCGTAAAAATCAGGCATTTCAAGACTGGTACCAGAAGTATATGCAGCGTAAGGGGCCTGGTGAAGCAGATCAGGAGAAAAGTGAAGATGCGAACCACAAGGATCCTATTGCAGAGAGGCAATTTGCAGTTGAGAgcttgaagaagaaaatggaagagGAAGCTGAAGCTCACCAGAGACATTGTATCCAGGTCAGAGAGAAGTCACTTGGGAGTCTCAAAACTCGCTTGCCTGAGCTCTTCCGTGCAATGTCAGACTATGCTCACACATGTGCTGATGCTTACGGAAAACTTAGGTCCATCACAATGCCACAAGCTTCAAATGGTAACTCTCATGTGTAA